The nucleotide window TGTTTTGAAAAAATCGTTTTGGATATTTTGTTAGTCGTTTAAAGTTGGTTTCCAAAATGGAATAGGTTTCGAGATTTTAGTGGTTATTTGTTTTCGGAATGGTAACCATATTTATGTAATTTAGTTAGGCATAATAACAACCTTGATTAGATATTAAATATAACATTAGTTTCTagtaataggtccattaggtttatttttaaaaaaaatcacacatcaaTCAAGGTtaagacttctcttttaatatataagattgttATTACTAACATGAATCTTGAGTTATATTCTATttgtagaatttttaaaatagtataaaacatgaatttttttttgtttcatcttcattttttggaatatatttgttttcatttttagaaaaaaaaaagataatatatgcAAAAATGTAGATACTTTTTCTTAATACAATAATTCTTTTTACAAGAATAGAAATTTTAATTAacaaattataaacaaaaacaataagaGAGACGAAATATGGAAGTTCTAAAGAATCACACACATTTTCATTGCAGTAACCCAAAGGCATTATCTTTAGTTAACtcaataatatattacatatatccTAGCCATTGTTTTATTATGAATTATGTTTGTTTTTGGTTATTAAACcaaatttcttttaaattaatagattGATGATCACAAAACAACTGCatatggaaaagaaaaaaaaattcattttttggAATCTCGTAAAAGATAAGATGAGAATAGAAGAAACATACATAGAAGATAAATATGTAGCAAGCACCATATATATGTGACACGTCGAGGATAGTTTAGTGCTAACAAACAGCTAGCACCGAGACCCCTCTACAACTCTTCCGCGGAGACTGATAAGTTTAAGCTTAAAATTCACTAAGAACAAGGCAGATGGTCGGATCATGAAAGGAGAGAGTAATAGTACAGACGAGAGAGATAGGGATAAAGATATTTCTTGTAAATTGTTTGGTACCCTTCCCACATAGGTTGCTAAAGTactcataaaataaaatgtaaaacgACATCATCATATTAATAAAGTCTTGAGTTAGTTATTCATCCATCAAACGTCCTCTTTCTGGTAGCTATTGGAATAAATAGCTCAGAACTTTCGGCACATGCTGCTGGCGGAAAGAAGGTATCAGGATGTTCAATGGCAAAATAGAAATCTCTCACTGCCAAAGCTTCAATAATATCCCGGACCTTGTGTTCTTCTaggattttttggttttttgtgATTATCAGCACATTTGTTCCTGCAGGATAATGGCTCATTGCCCAGAAAAGAAGCTCCACTAACATCATGTTCATTCGAGCAACTCTGTCCCCTGGAATAGTAAgatcaacatatatatacataaaaaggaagaaaaacaaAGAGATAGAAAGATAGTGAGAAAAGAGGGGTAAGTAAAGCGTAAAACACCTTcaaatattttagaataaattcCGGCTTCCAAATATTGGTCAAGCAAATCTTGGGGGATGGTTATCTTTAGGCCAAAGTAACCGTTGATTTTAATCCGCCCTCGATAACCTTCTTTCTCAATAGCTGTTACGATATTCTTTTTAAACAAAAGAGGATCAGGGATTGAGAAATCCTCCGCGTCGAACATAACATACGTGGAGCGCACTGCGAGTAGAAGGAATATCAAGACACActtatgaaacaaaaaataaaatttcgtGAAAACAAGAAATTTTGTCAATAATCTAACAGGTCGATCAGAAGAAATCTATTCTATGTCTAATTAATCACATGTACGAACGAAATTTTATTATGACAAATGGATCGGATGAAATCTAATCATTATGTACCAGACAAACAATTTCGAGAAAGGGATCGATCTTACACATCTCTTTTCTTTGTGGCTTGGGGAAAAGTCTGTCCATCGTTTCGTCGGTGCCCGTGGACATGGTTCGACTCTGCGAGCAAGAAAATAGGAGAAGCCTCTTCGTGGAAAATTTTGCTGCCGATAAGAGACTTAGGGTTAAAGCTGCCGCAACCTCCTCCTATGCGTCTATCTATGTATAAAGGCCCATGTGTTTTCTATTGGGCCAGGCCCCCCAGATATCAcatttgtaaaacaaattaaatggtGAAATAATCTCTTAAACACTGGGAAAATgagtatttaaatatttaactattTGAAATGCGCAAGTTTAATATCAAAGTATTGTTTGCACGATTTTATTCTCCAACTAATAGTTGACTTGGCAAATTGGTGACTGAAAAAGTCAACCATACGATACTCGTTACTTTTATATCGATTATCTTTGCCATTAAACCTGAAAAACTCAAAATTCTCAAATTCAAACCCCAA belongs to Brassica rapa cultivar Chiifu-401-42 chromosome A07, CAAS_Brap_v3.01, whole genome shotgun sequence and includes:
- the LOC103849383 gene encoding uncharacterized protein LOC103849383, coding for MSTGTDETMDRLFPKPQRKEMLRSTYVMFDAEDFSIPDPLLFKKNIVTAIEKEGYRGRIKINGYFGLKITIPQDLLDQYLEAGIYSKIFEGDRVARMNMMLVELLFWAMSHYPAGTNVLIITKNQKILEEHKVRDIIEALAVRDFYFAIEHPDTFFPPAACAESSELFIPIATRKRTFDG